The following nucleotide sequence is from Nitrospirota bacterium.
ATAGGTTGCGTGGGACTGACGGGTGAAAAATCCTGCGGGGACAGGTTCTGTGGGAATGACTGGTACACAGGAGCATTTTCATGTGAACCGTCATAAGCCCTTCGACTGTTCGACAAGCTCACAGCTCTGGGCTCACCAGGGTTCATTAAACCGTCATTCCCGCGTAAGCGGGAATCCAGACCGGGGCCAGATTCTGGATTCCCACTTACGTGGGAATGACGGGTGAAAAATCTTGCGGGGACAGGTTGCGTGGGACTGACGGGTATACAGGGATTTTAGAATGAAGCATAGCAGGTCTTTCCAATGGACAGTAATTAGCCTCCTCTGCACGCTGTTACTCCTCTCATCGTGTGGTTACCACATGGCAGGGACTGGCAGTCATCTTCAGGGCGGTGTGAGGTCTGTTTTCATTCCGGTATTTGAAAATAAGACAATGGAGCCTATCGTGGAAGAGGAGTTTACCCCTGCTGTGATACGTGAGTTTATGCAGGATGCCAGGATAGAGGTTGCAGACAGTTCAGGGGCTGATATGGTATTAAAGGGGGAGGTTTTATCCTATAATGAAACGCCGGTTTCTTTTGATGCCTCACAGAATGTCCTCGAATACAGGATAGCCGTCAGGACCCATCTGATACTGCTCAGGGATAACCCCATCTGGGAGCGTGACATTGTCTCAACTGCAGAATATACTGTAAGCAGTGATGTCATGAAAACGAGGATCGCAAAGCTGTCAGCCCTGAGAGAGGCTGCAGGAAATCTTGCAGAGGAAGTCGTGGACAGGGTTTTACTGGGATGGTGATTAATGGCCGGAATTAGTTATACGGAGTTTACAGGGCGCTTCAAAGGGCTCAAACCATCTGCAGTCTATTTATTTACGGGTGGTGAACAGCTATTTATTGATGAGGGTGTCCGGCTTGCAGGCGATAGATTTCTTGAGGGGGGTATGCGTGAGTTTAATTATGACATATTATCCGCCTCAGATGTCAGTGCATCAACAGTTACGGGAATTGCAGAGACGCTTCCTGTGATGACCAGCCACAGGGTGGTGGTCGTAAAAGATGTGGATGAATGGTCATCAAAAGAGAGAGAAGGAATAATATCTTACATAAATAACCCATCCCCCGCGACATGTCTTATCCTGACGGCTGCAAAACTGGACAAGCGCGAAAAGTTTGCAGCAACGATTGATAAAAAGGGTGTAATGGTGCTTTGCCAGCCGCTTTCAAAGAATCAGCTTGGCGGCTGGATCAGGCAGGAGGCAAGGCGCGCCGGGAAAACAATAGACGAGGATGCTGTATCAATACTTGCAGACATGGCTGGGAGCGATCTGATGTCGCTGCGAAACGACATAGAAAAGCTGGTGCTCTATTGCATGGATAAAAAGACGATATCCCTTAATGACGTTACTACAGTGTCAAACAATATAAGGAGTGTTTCTGTCTTTGAGGTTACCAGTGCAATTTTTGAGAGGAGGCTGAAAGATGCTGTCCGGGCGCTGAAACGGGCGCTCGATGAGGGAGAGCCCCCTGTCAGGATATTCTATTTCATCACAAGGGAATTCAGGATGATGCTCAGGGCTGTTGCGCTGATTGAGGGAGGCGAACTGCCTGATAAGGCAGCTATCAGGGTTGGCGTTCCTGCATTCAAGGCAGGAGAGTTTTCTCAGCGTCTTAAGAAGTTTGACAGAACAGAGTTACACAGCATGTTCGGGAGGCTTACAGACACAGAAAGCCTCCTGAAGGGTTCTGCGATCAAACCTTCCATTGTGCTGGAAAAGCTCTTATTATCTGTTTGCGGATTTGTTAACCCGGGAAGTAAGCCTTGAAACAATCCTGCTGGCCTTGTTTTTGTGGATCAGGCCTTTGCCGGCGGCCTTGTCAACAAACGATACAGCGGTCCGCAGGCTTTCCTGCACATCCTGAGCCTTACCTTCAGCAGAGACAACAACCTTTTTGAGCAGGGTCTTAAGGGTAGACATGGCTGCCCTGTTCCTGAGTTTTCTTTTCTCTGACTGCCTGGCCCTTTTAATGGCTGATTTGTGTCTTAGTGCCACTTTCTGATTCTCCTTTAATTATTAGGTAGACATATCTTTTAACATGAAATATATTTGTTTGTCAAGCAACGTTCACAGTTCAGGACTCACAAGGGGTCATGAAAACGTCATTCCCGCGTAAGCGGGAATCCAGACCGTGGGCCTGGTTCTGGATTCCCACTTGTGTGGGAATGACGGGTGAATAGGAGCATTTTCAGGTGAACCGTCATGAGCCCCTTCGACTGTTCGGCAAGCTCACAGCTCAGGGCTCACCAGGGTTCATGAAAACGTCATTCCCGCGTAAGCGGGAATCCGGACCGTGGGCCTGGTTCTGGATTCCCACTTGTGTGGGAATGACGGGTGAAAAATCCTGCGGGGACAGGTTGCGTGTGACTGACGGGTGAATAGGAGCATTTTCAGGTGAACCGTCATGAGCCCTTCGACTGTTCGGCACGCTCACAGCTCAGGGCTCACCAGGGTTCATGAAAACGTCATTCCCGCGTAAGCGGGAATCCAGACCGTGGCCTGGTTCTGGATTCCCACTTCCGTGGGAATGACGGGTGAAAAATCCTGCGGGGACAGGTTCCGCGGGAATGACGGGTACTTAGGAGTATTTTCGAGTGAATAACCAGGAAAAAGTAGCAAAGGC
It contains:
- the holA gene encoding DNA polymerase III subunit delta, translated to MAGISYTEFTGRFKGLKPSAVYLFTGGEQLFIDEGVRLAGDRFLEGGMREFNYDILSASDVSASTVTGIAETLPVMTSHRVVVVKDVDEWSSKEREGIISYINNPSPATCLILTAAKLDKREKFAATIDKKGVMVLCQPLSKNQLGGWIRQEARRAGKTIDEDAVSILADMAGSDLMSLRNDIEKLVLYCMDKKTISLNDVTTVSNNIRSVSVFEVTSAIFERRLKDAVRALKRALDEGEPPVRIFYFITREFRMMLRAVALIEGGELPDKAAIRVGVPAFKAGEFSQRLKKFDRTELHSMFGRLTDTESLLKGSAIKPSIVLEKLLLSVCGFVNPGSKP
- a CDS encoding LptE family protein, which translates into the protein MKHSRSFQWTVISLLCTLLLLSSCGYHMAGTGSHLQGGVRSVFIPVFENKTMEPIVEEEFTPAVIREFMQDARIEVADSSGADMVLKGEVLSYNETPVSFDASQNVLEYRIAVRTHLILLRDNPIWERDIVSTAEYTVSSDVMKTRIAKLSALREAAGNLAEEVVDRVLLGW
- the rpsT gene encoding 30S ribosomal protein S20 — translated: MALRHKSAIKRARQSEKRKLRNRAAMSTLKTLLKKVVVSAEGKAQDVQESLRTAVSFVDKAAGKGLIHKNKASRIVSRLTSRVNKSANR